Genomic segment of Helicobacter enhydrae:
GATGCAATGATCTATCACACCAAGGCAGTGTGCCGTGGAGCCAAAACCTCATTGATAGTCGGGGATATGAGCTTTGGTAGCTATCAGAATCAAAGTCAAGCCGTGCATAATGCCCTGCGTTTTTATCAAGAAACACAAGCAGGGGCGATCAAGCTTGAAGGTGGGATCAAGCGTGCCAAGATCGTGCAAAGCATTGTGGAAGAGGGGGTGGCAGTGATGGGGCATATCGGACTAATGCCACAATTTGCAAGGAGTGAGGGCGGATACAAAATCAAAGGCAAAGATGCAGAGAGTGTCAATTATCTCAAAGAATCAGCACTTGCATTGCAAGAGGCTGGTGCGTTTGCCATCGTGCTTGAGGGGATCAAAAGTGAAGTGGCAACGCAAATCACACAAATGCTCAGCATTCCAACGATTGGGATTGGGAGTGGGGTGGATTGTGATGGGCAGATTCTAGTTTGGAGTGATGTGTTTGGGTTTTTTGACACTTTTAAGCCCAAATTTGTGCGTCGCTATTTGGATGGCAGTGCATTGATCAAAGAAGCCCTGCAAGCTTTTGTGCAAGATGTCAAAACACAGAAATTCCCAACACAAGAAGAGAGTTATTGAGTGGAAAAGATTGGCATTGATTCGCGTCTTGTGGAGGTAGAGAAGCTTTCTTTTGAGGAAAGTATGGAGAAATCTTTGCGTCCCAACGCTTGGAATGAATATATCGGGCAAGAACAAATCAAAAAAAACCTCCGCGTGTTTATCGAGGCTTGCAAAAAGCGTCAAGAGTGCTTAGATCATATATTGTTTTTTGGTCCTCCGGGGCTTGGCAAAACGACAATCAGCCACATCATCGCTACACAAATGGAAGCCGACATCAAAGTCACCGCAGCCCCAATGATTGAAAAAAGTGGAGATTTGGCTGCGATTTTGACTAATCTTGGTCAAGGGGATATTTTGTTTATCGATGAGATTCATCGCCTCTCTCCTGCGATTGAGGAGATTTTGTATCCTGCGATGGAGGATTTTCGCCTTGATATTATCATCGGATCAGGTCCGGCGGCTCAAAGCGTGAAGATTGATTTGGCACCATTTACACTCATTGGTGCGACAACAAGGGCAGGAATGCTTAGCAATCCTTTGAGGGATCGTTTTGGTATGAGTTTTAGAATGCAGTTTTATAGCATTGAGGAGCTAGGCAAGATTTTGGTGGGGGCAAGTGAGAAGCTAGGCATAGGGCTCACGCTTGAGGCTTCTTGTGAGATTGCTAAGCGTTCTAGAGGCACTCCACGCATTGCGATTAGGCTTTTGAAGCGTGTGAGGGATTTTGCACAAGTGGCAGGTGAAGATGAGATTTGTTTGGAGCGTGCAAAATTTGCTTTGAGTGAGCTTGGGGTCAATGAAAACGGCTTTGATGAGTTGGATTTGCGTTATCTTGAGATTTTGATCCAAAATCAAGGCAAACCGATTGGACTTAGCACCCTCTCAGCTGCGATGAGCGAAGATGAAAGCACGATAGAAGATGTCATCGAGCCGTTTTTGTTAGTCAATGGGTATTTTGAACGCACAGCCAAAGGGAGGGTGGCGACTTCCAAAACATTGTCATTATTTCATCAACATCAGGAGAGTTTGTTTTGAATCATAAAGTCAAACCTGTGTATTTCTTTTGGATTATTTTTTTTGGTAGCGTGTATGCGATGGCATATCTCTATAATGCTTTTTTGATGAATATGCTGATTGCTTTGTTGTTGTGCATTTCAACATATTTTTTGAAAAACTTCTTTGATCGTTTTTTGCCTTGGAATTGGTTGGCGTCTTTTGTGAGTGTTTTGGTGCTTGTGGTGCTTTTTGCATTGCCAATGTATTTTGTGGTGAGCAAGGGCATAGAGTTTGTCAATAGCATTGATTCTGCCAAATTCAATCTATTTGTTGAGGCAAGTAAGGCGAAGATTTTGTTTTGGCTGAGTGGGTTTCCTGAGATTTCTATGCGGATCAAAGGGATATTGAGCGAGTTTTCTGGAAGCAAAATATTAGGTCATGCTTTGAGTATGAGTGCTGATTTTGCGAAATGGAGTGTGGCATTTGTGGGCAATGTCGGCTTCATCGTCGCGTTTTTGTATTTCTTTTTTTATTACTCCAAAGCATTCACTAGCTATGCACTCAAAATGATTCCACTAGAGAAACAGCAAGTGATGGCTCTGTATAATGAAGTGAGTGGCGTTTTGAGCGTGGTGTTTTTCACTTCGGTTTTCAATATTTTGATTCAGGGTGTTTGCTTTGGCGTTGCAAGTTATTTTTTGGGTTATGATGGGTTTTTGCTCGGTGTGCTTTATGGGATAGCCTCGCTTGTACCTGTTGTCGGAGGTGCGATCGTGTGGGTGCCTGTGGCGTTTCATCAACTTTATTTGGGGAATAGTCAAGGAGCTATTTTTGTCGCATTGTATGGTGCTGTGTTTATCGGAGTGCTGATTGATAATGTTGTGAAACCGATATTGATTTCTCTGATCGCCAAGAAGATCATCAAAACTTCGGTAAAAATCAATGAAATGTTGATTTTCTTTGCGATTTTGGCAGGTATCAGTGTGTTTGGATTTTCAGGAATCATCATCGGTCCTGCGGCTACGGCTTTGTTTATTGCATTGCTTAGAATCTATGATAGCAATTTTAGGGTTTGATACCAAAATACACGGAGCGATAGAAAATATTCAAAATTTCTAAGTCTAGTTCATCAAGCTTGTTAAAATGGTTCAAAGAAATTTAACCAAGTTTTTATCTTTTAATTGAAGGAGTTGCAGATGTTAAACATTGCTTTGGCATTTTTGCCGATTGTTTTGATTTTGGTGATGATGATTGGATTGAAGCAATCTTCACGCTTGTCTTTGAGTTTGGCTCTAGTTGTCAGTATCGCTGTGGGTTCATTGGTATGGCAAATGGACTTCACGGCAATCAGTGCTTATGTGTTGTATGGGTTTCTAAAAGCGTTTGATATTTTGGTGATTGTCTTTGGGGCAATTTTGATTTTGAATACGCTTAAGTTTAGTGGGGGGATGGATACCATCAACTCTGCGTTTAGTGCTGTTTCTACAGATCGCAGAATCCAAGTTTTGATCATCGGCTGGGCTTTTGGGGCATTTATTGAGGGTGCTGCGGGATTTGGGACACCTGCTGCACTTGCTGCTCCTCTTTTGGTGGGACTTGGATTCCCCGCACTTGCTGCAGCGATGAGTGCTTTGATCCTCAATTCAAGCCCTGTGAGCTTTGGTGCCGTTGGGACGCCCACCAATGGTATTCAGACAGCGATTGGCAAATTGCTTGAGGCGGGTGGAATCGATGTGGCAAACTATATGTCAGAAGTTACGATTATCACTGCAGGTATCCATTCTGTTTCTGCGATGATTATCCCAACACTTGTTGTGTTTTTGCTAGTGAAATTTTTTGGCAAGAATCGAAGTTTTGCTGATGCGTTACCTGCGATTCCTTTTGCACTCTTTGCTTCAGTGATGTTTATCATTCCTTATTTTTTGATTGCGAAGTATGGTGGATATGAGATCCCCTCTCTTGTGGGCGGATTGATTTGTTTGGGGATTTTGGTTTTGGCTGCCAAAATCGGATTTCTCACTCCCAAAGAAAGCTGGGATTTTGATCACCCCTCTCAATGGGCTGATGCGTGGATTGGTGCACAAAAGAGTGAGGCACAAGCACATAGCAAAAAGATTAGCCTTGTGATGGCTTGGCTTCCTTATTTGTTGATTTCTCTGATTTTGGTGATCACAAGAATCCCCGAATTTGGTCTCAAAGGACAATTGACATCTCTTGGGATTAGATTCCCTGAAATTTTTGGCGTTAGTAATACGGCTTATAAATTTGCTTATGCCTATTTGCCCGGAATCATTCCATTTATGCTTGTTGCAATTTTGACTATTTTCTTGCACAGAATGACTGCACAAGAGGTCAAAGATGCGTGGAAATCTACTTTTAAGCAAGTAGGTGCAGCTGTGATCCCATTGTGTGCTGGTGTGGCAATGGTGCAGTTGATGGTCAATAGTGGCAACAATCCGATCCATTTGGATTCTATGTTGAAAGTAATGGCACAATTCTTTGCTGATATTTCTGGTCACGCTTATGTGGTGGTTGCACCTTTGATTGGTGTGTTGGGTGCGTTTTTCTCTGGCTCAAATACCGTATCAAATATTTTGTTTTCGCCATTGCAATTTGAGGCTGCAAATTTGGTCGGACTAAAAACTCAAGTGATTATGGCATTGCAAAATATCGGAGGGGCTGCAGGTAATATGATTTGTATCAACAACATTGTCGCAGCGTGTGCGACCGTTGGATTGATCGGCAAGGGTGAGCACCAATCTTTTGCCTTGCTTTTTGTATTGCGTCATCACGGTGAGTGTGGCTGCTTTATTTTTGTTGTAGGAAAGGATGGCAATGAAAGTTTATTTTTTTGGGACTTGTTTGGGGGGCGTGGCGTATTCACAAGCCCTTTTGGACTCAATCAAATTGCTTCAGCATTTTGGTGCTGAAGTGATTTACAAAAAAGATCAAAGCTGTTGTGGGCAACCTAGTTTCAACTCCGGATATTATGAGGAAACGCGTAAAGTTGCTTTGGCAAATATGCGTTTGTTTAGTGAGCCATATCCTGTGGTGCTTCCTTCTGGCTCTTGTGGCGGAATGATGATGCATGATTATTTGAAATTGTTTGAAGATACTCCTCATTTTCAAGAAGCACAAGAGTTTTGTGCTCGTGTTTATGATTTGAGCGATTTTTTGTATCAAGAACTCAAGGCAGAATTGTTGGACAAGGGCGAACCTACGCGTGTGACTTGGCATACTAATTGTCACGCATTGCGTGTGGCAAAGTGCATTGATTCTTCCAAAGGCTTGTTGCGAATGCTCAAAAATGTGGAGCTAGTGGAGCTAGAAAACGAAGAGGAATGCTGTGGTTTTGGTGGGACTTTTAGTGTCAAAGAGCCTGAGGTGAGTCAAGCGATGGTTGAGAAAAAAGTCGCAGACATCATCAGCCAAAATGTAGAATACATCATCTCTGGGGATGGTGGTTGTTTACTCAATATTAGCGGGGCTTTGAAATATCAAGGACATTCAATCAAGCCTATGCATTTGTATGAGTTTTTGGCAAAACGCATTGGAATTGATGGAGGTCAATGATGGATTCTCAAGCACTCATTTCAGAAAAACTAAAAGATCAGCAGTTGAGAGAGAATCTCCTCAAAGGGATGAATCTCCTCAAAACCAATCGCAAAAATCTTCTCAAAGATCGCTATGGGGATTGGGAGGCTTTGAGAGAAGAAGGACGCAAAGTTAAAGAAAGTGCTTTGGCAAGACTTCCGGAGCTTTTGGAGAGGTTTGAGCAGAATGCGAGTAAAAATGGCATCAAAGTGCATTGGGCAGATACCCCTCAAGAAGTCAATGAAATCATCCACAAGATAGCTCAAGAAAAGGGTGCCACCACAATCTTGAAGGGCAAATCTATGGCGAGTGAAGAGATACACTTCAATCACTATTGGGAGAGCAAAGGGGCTAAGGCGATCGAAACAGATTTGGGGGAAATCATCATCCAGTTGATTGATGAGCGTCCTGTGCATATTGTTGTTCCGGCGATTCACAAAAACCGCTATGAGATTGGCGAGATTTTTGAGAAGCATTTGAAAGTAGAGCGTTTCAGTGAGCCTGAGGATTTGAACAGAGTGGCAAGAACTTATTTGCGTTCAGAGTTCAAAGAGTTCAAAATGGGGCTTTCGGGAGTGAATTTTGTCATTGCTGATGAAGGAGCGATTTGGTTGCTTGAGAACGAGGGGAATGGCAGAATGAGCACAACGGCTCCAGATGTGCATGTGGCAGTGTGTGGGATTGAAAAAATTGTAGAAACCTTTGATGATGCTGTGATTTTGGATACTTTGTTGGTTCCTTCTGCGACGGGGCAGAGTATCACTTGCTACAACAATATCATCACCTCTCCACGCAAAGATGGCGACAAAGATGGTCCCAAAGAGGTGCATGTCGTGCTTTTCAACAACCATCGCACCGATATTTTGGCACACAAGCATTATGCCAAGGCGTTGAGTTGTATCCGTTGCGGAACTTGTATGAATCATTGTCCTGTGTATGAAAAGATCGGAGGACATGCTTATGGTGCGACTTATCCCGGTCCTATTGGAGAGGTCATCTCCCCACAGCTATTTGGGATTGACAAATATGGCTATGTCCTCAATCTCTGCTCCTTGTGCGGTCGTTGCTCTGAAGTGTGCCCTGTGAAGATTCCTTTGGCAGAGATGATTAGAGACTTGCGTGCAGAGCAAGTGGGTGATGGCAGTGGTGAGAAGATTTTGGGGATTGAGCGTGTCAAACCCAAAATAAGTGAAAAGCTAAGTTTCAAGGCTTTTGCAAGTGTGGCGACGACTCCTTGGGCGTGGAGGTTGGCATTGTCTAGTGCAGGGACATTGGCTCCATTGCTCAAAGTTTTGAGTGGAGTGTTACCTGCGTTGAAGCAATGGACTTCTTGTCGTGCATTTCCTGATCTTGATAGTAGTTTTCAACGCAAGGTCAAAGAAATGAAAGGAGTGGTATATGAGTAAGGCAACAATACTAAGAGACATCAGCAACGCACTCAAGCAGAATCCATTGAGTGTTGAAAAGGCTCATTATACAGACATCATCATTCCTGTGGAGCAAGATCCAATCGCAGAATACAAGCGTTTGCAGGCACTCAATCGTGCTGTAGTCATTGAGTGTAGCAAGGAAGAGATCGCTTCAAAAATCAATGAGGTGGCGACAAAAGAAAACATCACAGAGACGCTCATCCCCCAAAGCCTAATGCACCTTGATTTGTCAATCCAAAAGGTTTGTTATGACAAAACAATGGAAGAGATGAAAGATATTCTTTTTGAGATCCCTTGTTCTGTAGTTGAGGCAGATTATGGCGTGGCGAATTTGGGTATCACCTCTATGGTGTCCTCAAGCAATCAGCCAAGGCTTGCGTCTCTGATTACGCGTTGCTGTGTGATTTTGCTTGACAAAAACAAAATCAAGCCAAATATGTCCGCTGTGCTTTGTGATGTCAAAGCCAAATACCCTCAGGCTTTGCCTAGCAATATTTTGTTTATCGCAGGTCCTTCAAGAACGGCTGATATTGAGTTGCAAGTCGTGTTTGGGGTGCATGGTCCTCAAGTGGTGTATGTGGTTTTGTATTAGGTGATAAAAGGAGAGGGGTGGCACTTTTGCTTTGGCAAAAGTTTTGTTTTTGGGGTTTGCAAACCACCACCTTGAGTGATTCTTGAAACTCTTGGTTTCTCTTTTCAAATTACTTTGACAAAAGCACATTTTCTAATTTTTCAGGCTTGGCTTGGTGTTTTTCTTTTATAAAGTTGGCTTGAGCAAACCACCCTTTATGCAATTCTAGAATCCCCTAGGATCTCTCTTAAGGGGGATAAGGGGAACTTATAGCAGCGTTCCCCTTATCCCCCTTAACAACCCCCATAACCCCAGCATTGCATTAGCAAGGCTCGTTCAAGATTACATTGACTTGGAATCTTTTTTGGTTCTACAAGGTTGGTTTGGGAAGCAGTTGTTTGTGCTTATATTGAAATAGTGGGGGTTTTGTGTTTTTGTGATTTTTAAAAAAGTTGCAACAAGATTCTAAGAATCAAAAACAAAACTTTTCACAAAGATTCTAAAGATTCTAAGAATCTAGATTCAATTCAAATCAAAAAAACAAATCTAAAACATCAAAGAATCAAAACAAAGTCAAATTAATGTGGGTAACACACAAAAAGCGGGTAGGGGTTTGGGGGATTTTAAGGGGGATAAGGGGGGTGCCTCGCAATAAACCCCCTTGTCCCACTTATAGAAAAAAGCAAAGTGGGATTTGGTAACTAGAAAGTGTGCTTTGGCAAAACCAATCTCAAGCAAGATTTCATCAAATTTGAAAAACCAAGAATCCGTGCTTCATTCAAGCCAAGATTCGACAACTCAAGAATCACCAAAGAGCGTAGCCTCTTAAGCCAACTTCAAAAGGAAGCCCTAGGGATTCTAGAATCCCTCAAAAGTGTGCTTGTGCAAAAGCAAGAAACGAAAAGAGAGGCAGCGAACAGCGTTCTACAAACCGCACTTTTGGCGATTTTAGAATCTTTTGGGTTCTACAAGGTTGGTTTGGTCAGCGGTTTTCTTTGCTTTGATGACTTAGTGAGGATTTTTGAAGTTTTGATTTTGTATAATCATATCTGTGTTGGAGAAGGACGCTTCCTTGTGAAAGGAGGTGGTAAGTATGGATTTAACATTCCAACTTATAAGGCTTCTGCTAGCTTTGGTAGAGCTAGTAAAAGCTTTTCTTGAGCTAATCGCTCAATGATTTAAAACTTAATCAAGAGGCATTATACTCAATCTAGCTAAAGTTTTGATTGATTCTTCAACACAGCAAAAATATACAAGGAAGTTAAGTCCTTAAACGGAGGCTAGATTGAGTTGGGATTATTCCCAATGCCTCTCCCCCCTTGTAAATTTTCTTACGCAGTTTTTGCATTGCTTGTTCTCCCATACTTCTTTTTGGTGATTCTAGAATCTTTTGGATTCTCTTTTTAAGTTGCTTTGAGCAAAGCACCCTTTATACAATTCTAGAATCCCCTAGGATCTCTCTTAAGGGGGGCAAGGGGAACTTATAGCAAGCGTTCCCCTTATCCCCCTTAACAACCCCCATAACCCCAGCATTGCATTAGCAAGGCTCGTTCAAGATTACATTGACTTGGAATCTTTTTTGGTTCTACAAGGTTGGTTTGGTCAGCGGTTGTTTGTGCTTATATTGAAATAGTGAGGGGTTTGTGTTTTTGGAGGTTTTGTTGGTGGGTATGGATAAGAGAGGGGGGATCCCATCTCTTTGATCTACTACTCAAGCGGGGGGCTTGGGTAGTGGGTTAGTTGGTGGATTCTTGAGTGTCCTCTACATCTGTTGTCCCCTCTTTTTCCTCTGTTGTTTGGACTTTGAGAGGTGCTTTGTTGTCCTCTTTGTCTGTCATTGTAGCTTTTGTGGCTTTGTCTCCGAAGCTATATCTTGCTCCAACATTCACTTGATAGAGCTTTTTGTATATGTCTCCGAAGTTTGTCTCAACATCAAGATAAATTCTTGTTGCCTCTGCCACTTCGACATTGGTCCCGACATTTAGCACGAAGCGTCCATTGGAAGTATAGGATTCTGTAGGTGTTGCCAAATTGTTGTTAGCAAAAGTGACTTTGTTTTGCCCTCCATTGATGACATCATATTCATAGAATGTCCCCACATAGAGTGAAGTCGCCCAATCCTCTCCTCTAAACTCTTTGCCAAAGCTCGCACCTGCACGAGAACGCACAAGGAGAACTGATTGTTGGTTGGCAGTGAGCTCATTGGTGCCATCAAGCATAGCTTTGAAATCAGAGGCAGAAAGGTAGCCTAGACCGATCTCTAGTTGTGGATCGATGAACCAGCTGTTGTTCTCACCCAAAGCGAAGCGATAGCCCACTTCGTTGGAGAGTAAGAAAGCAGGGCTAGAAGTCGTGCCAGTGGTTGATTGGTCACCACTGATTTTGAAATCAGAAGTGATGTAGCTAAATTTGGCAATCGTGTCATTATACAAGCCTACATTGCTGATGTAGGAGTTATATACTGCCACTTCAAAAGCTCTAGATTTGATGTCATCTAGACTTCGGCTAGCACCATCTTTGTCTTTGAGCGTGAGGCTTTTCCCAAATGATGTGGCATAAGAGAGTGCGACACCTATGTAGTTTTTGGCATTATCCAAATCAAGTGCATAGTCATAGCCTCCTTGTGCAGTCACATAGCTTGTTTTAGTTTTGACACCGAAGTTAGATTCTTGACTTCCGCCAAACACTCTAGCCCAAACCCCTTGATTGTAGGGGTTGTTTCTGAGATCTCCAAGTCTTTTGTTGATAGAGTTGAAGTTGGCTGTGAATAAATCAAAATTGAGTGCAAGGGCAGAGGAAGTGATTTGCTGAGTCACTGCATTTGCTCCACCCAAATCAGCAGAGTATAAGAAGTAAGTGGCGTATTTGTCGCCACTTGTGTAGTTGCCTCCGTTTTTATCGGTCTCGCCTTTTTTAAGCTTGAAGCTTATATTTTGTCCGTTTTTTACTGTGTCGGTGGCAAAAGTGATGACAGATTTGCTTCCGTCAGTATCTTTTAATGTCACAAGGGCGATACCTTTGTTTTGCCCAGCCAACTCTTTGATTTTGTTGCCAAGTTCTTTGGCTGCATTGGCACTATCGACATCGATTTCAAGATTTTGTTGTGTTGCAGTCCCACTTGGTAATTCATTGCTAATCACAATGCGATCGGCATAAACATCGCCACTTGCTGCCTTGACTGCTGAAGCATAGACTTTGAAAGTGTAGCTATTGTCTGCAATCTTTGTGTTATCAAGCGAACCGATTTCAAGTTTGTTGTAAGTGTGACTGCTTCTTGCTGCATCATTGGCGGGTTTGCTTGAAATATCCAATGTGGCAGTTCCAGTAGGAGTAGCCTCTCTTGATAGCGAAGTGATTTTGTTGTCTGTTCCTCTCAATGCAAGAGTCGCACCACTATTGAGTGTGACATCAAGTTTTTGGCTACCAGTAAGACTAACTGCTTGTAGAATCGTTGTGCTTGTGCCTGTCACATTAAGAGCACTTGTTCCAGCAGTGCTTGCTGTAAGTGTTTTGATTGTGCTAGTTCCACCAAGATTGAGGGTGGTTGTTTTGGTTGCTGCTGTAGCAAATGTGACATCTACTAGATTGCCACCAATGCTATTGATTGTTGTTGTTGCATTCTCAGTAGCACCTGTTTTACCGATTGTGAGGGTAGCGGCTGAAGTAGCTGTAACTCCTGTAGCTGCTGCAGTAGTGCTAACATCTCCAAGCACATTGTTTGTTCCCTCTAAAGCTAAGCTTGCTTTGTTTTCACCAAATACTACATTGGCACCACCACTGACATTGCCTGTGATAGTTGTGGCTTTAGCAGTAGCGGCACCTTTGAGCTTGAGTGTTCCGTGCTTACCTGTAGTCACTGCAAGGCTTGAGAGCGTATTGTCACCCTCTTGTAAATCAAGGATACCTGTTGTCTTTGCTGTATCTCCTGCGAGTGTGACATCAAGTTTTTGGCTACCAGTAAGACTAACTGCTTGTAGAATCGTTGTGCTTGTGCCTGTCACATTAAGAGCACTTGTTCCAGCAGTGCTTGCTGTAAGTGTTTTGATTGTGCTAGTTCCACCAAGATTGAGGGTGGTTGTTTTGGTTGCTGCTGTAGCAAATGTGACATCTACTAGATTGCCACCAATGCTATTGATTGTTGTTGTTGCATTCTCAGTAGCACCTGTTTTACCGATTGTGAGGGTAGCGGCTGAAGTAGCTGTAACTCCTGTAGCTGCTGCAGTAGTGCTAACATCTCCAAGCACATTGTTTGTTCCCTCTAAAGCTAAGCTTGCTTTGTTTTCACCAAATACTACATTGGCACCACCACTGACATTGCCTGTGATAGTTGTGGCTTTAGCAGTAGCGGCACCTTTGAGCTTGAGTGTTCCGTGCTTACCTGTAGTCACTGCAAGGCTTGAGAGCGTATTGTCACCCTCTTGTAAATCAAGGATACCTGTTGTCTTTGCTGTATCTCCTGCGAGTGTGACATCAAGTTTTTGGCTACCAGTAAGACTAACTGCTTGTAGAATCGTTGTGCTTGTGCCTGTCACATTAAGAGCACTTGTTCCAGCAGTGCTTGCTGTAAGTGTTTTGATTGTGCTAGTTCCACCAAGATTGAGGGTGGTTGTTTTGGTTGCTGCTGTAGCAAATGTGACATCTACTAGATTGCCACCAATGCTATTGATTGTTGTTGTTGCATTCTCAGTAGCACCTGTTTTACCGATTGTGAGGGTAGCGGCTGAAGTAGCTGTAACTCCTGTAGCTGCTGCAGTAGTGCTAACATCTCCAAGCACATTGTTTGTTCCCTCTAAAGCTAAGCTTGCTTTGTTTTCACCAAATACTACATTGGCACCACCACTGACATTGCCTGTGATAGTTGTGGCTTTAGCAGTAGCGGCACCTTTGAGCTTGAGTGTTCCGTGCTTACCTGTAGTCACTGCAAGGCTTGAGAGCGTATTGTCACCCTCTTGTAAATCAAGGATACCTGTTGTCTTTGCTGTATCTCCTGCGAGTGTGACATCAAGTTTTTGGCTACCAGTAAGACTAACTGCTTGTAGAATCGTTGTGCTTGTGCCTGTCACATTAAGAGCACTTGTTCCAGCAGTGCTTGCTGTAAGTGTTTTGATTGTGCTAGTTCCACCAAGATTGAGGGTGGTTGTTTTGGTTGCTGCTGTAGCAAATGTGACATCTACTAGATTGCCACCAATGCTATTGATTGTTGTTGTTGCATTCTCAGTAGCACCTGTTTTACCGATTGTGAGGGTAGCGGCTGAAGTAGCTGTAACTCCTGTAGCTGCTGCAGTAGTGCTAACATCTCCAAGCACATTGTTTGTTCCCTCTAAAGCTAAGCTTGCTTTGTTTTCACCAAATACTACATTGGCACCACCACTGACATTGCCTGTGATAGTTGTGGCTTTAGCAGTAGCGGCACCTTTGAGCTTGAGTGTTCCGTGCTTACCTGTAGTCACTGCAAGGCTTGAGAGCGTATTGTCACCCTCTTGTAAATCAAGGATACCTGTTGTCTTTGCTGTATCTCCTGCGAGTGTGACATCAAGTTTTTGGCTACCAGTAAGACTAACTGCTTG
This window contains:
- the ruvB gene encoding Holliday junction branch migration DNA helicase RuvB, which encodes MEKIGIDSRLVEVEKLSFEESMEKSLRPNAWNEYIGQEQIKKNLRVFIEACKKRQECLDHILFFGPPGLGKTTISHIIATQMEADIKVTAAPMIEKSGDLAAILTNLGQGDILFIDEIHRLSPAIEEILYPAMEDFRLDIIIGSGPAAQSVKIDLAPFTLIGATTRAGMLSNPLRDRFGMSFRMQFYSIEELGKILVGASEKLGIGLTLEASCEIAKRSRGTPRIAIRLLKRVRDFAQVAGEDEICLERAKFALSELGVNENGFDELDLRYLEILIQNQGKPIGLSTLSAAMSEDESTIEDVIEPFLLVNGYFERTAKGRVATSKTLSLFHQHQESLF
- a CDS encoding LutB/LldF family L-lactate oxidation iron-sulfur protein, translating into MMDSQALISEKLKDQQLRENLLKGMNLLKTNRKNLLKDRYGDWEALREEGRKVKESALARLPELLERFEQNASKNGIKVHWADTPQEVNEIIHKIAQEKGATTILKGKSMASEEIHFNHYWESKGAKAIETDLGEIIIQLIDERPVHIVVPAIHKNRYEIGEIFEKHLKVERFSEPEDLNRVARTYLRSEFKEFKMGLSGVNFVIADEGAIWLLENEGNGRMSTTAPDVHVAVCGIEKIVETFDDAVILDTLLVPSATGQSITCYNNIITSPRKDGDKDGPKEVHVVLFNNHRTDILAHKHYAKALSCIRCGTCMNHCPVYEKIGGHAYGATYPGPIGEVISPQLFGIDKYGYVLNLCSLCGRCSEVCPVKIPLAEMIRDLRAEQVGDGSGEKILGIERVKPKISEKLSFKAFASVATTPWAWRLALSSAGTLAPLLKVLSGVLPALKQWTSCRAFPDLDSSFQRKVKEMKGVVYE
- the panB gene encoding 3-methyl-2-oxobutanoate hydroxymethyltransferase, with the protein product MSGINTIRNKKGVEKITAITAYDALFAKIFDAEVDFILVGDSLSQSFGGHPDTLGVSIDAMIYHTKAVCRGAKTSLIVGDMSFGSYQNQSQAVHNALRFYQETQAGAIKLEGGIKRAKIVQSIVEEGVAVMGHIGLMPQFARSEGGYKIKGKDAESVNYLKESALALQEAGAFAIVLEGIKSEVATQITQMLSIPTIGIGSGVDCDGQILVWSDVFGFFDTFKPKFVRRYLDGSALIKEALQAFVQDVKTQKFPTQEESY
- a CDS encoding LutC/YkgG family protein → MSKATILRDISNALKQNPLSVEKAHYTDIIIPVEQDPIAEYKRLQALNRAVVIECSKEEIASKINEVATKENITETLIPQSLMHLDLSIQKVCYDKTMEEMKDILFEIPCSVVEADYGVANLGITSMVSSSNQPRLASLITRCCVILLDKNKIKPNMSAVLCDVKAKYPQALPSNILFIAGPSRTADIELQVVFGVHGPQVVYVVLY
- a CDS encoding (Fe-S)-binding protein produces the protein MKVYFFGTCLGGVAYSQALLDSIKLLQHFGAEVIYKKDQSCCGQPSFNSGYYEETRKVALANMRLFSEPYPVVLPSGSCGGMMMHDYLKLFEDTPHFQEAQEFCARVYDLSDFLYQELKAELLDKGEPTRVTWHTNCHALRVAKCIDSSKGLLRMLKNVELVELENEEECCGFGGTFSVKEPEVSQAMVEKKVADIISQNVEYIISGDGGCLLNISGALKYQGHSIKPMHLYEFLAKRIGIDGGQ
- a CDS encoding AI-2E family transporter — encoded protein: MNHKVKPVYFFWIIFFGSVYAMAYLYNAFLMNMLIALLLCISTYFLKNFFDRFLPWNWLASFVSVLVLVVLFALPMYFVVSKGIEFVNSIDSAKFNLFVEASKAKILFWLSGFPEISMRIKGILSEFSGSKILGHALSMSADFAKWSVAFVGNVGFIVAFLYFFFYYSKAFTSYALKMIPLEKQQVMALYNEVSGVLSVVFFTSVFNILIQGVCFGVASYFLGYDGFLLGVLYGIASLVPVVGGAIVWVPVAFHQLYLGNSQGAIFVALYGAVFIGVLIDNVVKPILISLIAKKIIKTSVKINEMLIFFAILAGISVFGFSGIIIGPAATALFIALLRIYDSNFRV
- a CDS encoding L-lactate permease; amino-acid sequence: MLNIALAFLPIVLILVMMIGLKQSSRLSLSLALVVSIAVGSLVWQMDFTAISAYVLYGFLKAFDILVIVFGAILILNTLKFSGGMDTINSAFSAVSTDRRIQVLIIGWAFGAFIEGAAGFGTPAALAAPLLVGLGFPALAAAMSALILNSSPVSFGAVGTPTNGIQTAIGKLLEAGGIDVANYMSEVTIITAGIHSVSAMIIPTLVVFLLVKFFGKNRSFADALPAIPFALFASVMFIIPYFLIAKYGGYEIPSLVGGLICLGILVLAAKIGFLTPKESWDFDHPSQWADAWIGAQKSEAQAHSKKISLVMAWLPYLLISLILVITRIPEFGLKGQLTSLGIRFPEIFGVSNTAYKFAYAYLPGIIPFMLVAILTIFLHRMTAQEVKDAWKSTFKQVGAAVIPLCAGVAMVQLMVNSGNNPIHLDSMLKVMAQFFADISGHAYVVVAPLIGVLGAFFSGSNTVSNILFSPLQFEAANLVGLKTQVIMALQNIGGAAGNMICINNIVAACATVGLIGKGEHQSFALLFVLRHHGECGCFIFVVGKDGNESLFFWDLFGGRGVFTSPFGLNQIASAFWC